The stretch of DNA cattatggtctggtggattcatcgggccgtatttctttgaaaataaggacggcgagacggtaactgtgaatggtgagcgctatggccgcatgttaaccgatttttttttgccacaaattgaagatatggatacggatgacatgtggtttcagcaggacggcgccacgtgttaCACAACACaatacaatatttatttgaagttcattgtgaaaacataaacataaacgaaacataactgttattgaattgaatgcatggtgaagataaaaacatttttcatttgaaattcattttgaactatttttaagcaattgtttatttttattccttatCTTGagtttcggttctgaggattccgacgctttgccatGGAGCACTGTTGTTCGTtgtgctgttgtggggttccAAGAGAAAGACgttggttcctcatgaagctagattcccaatctcttcctgccagttttgcaacttggttgaaacCTCTGTTGGACCATTTgaacatttctggagtgcattccTTCAAATCAGCTTTCTTCTAGTGGGTTCTGGTAAGAATTTTGTTGAgaacattttaaaattattatttttcaggGCAATACGCtagtaataatgtatcaaaccaATACACTGTTGtagaatttttatgctcgtttgcttcaaaaaggccaatgagCACCTTTACTCTACCCATTTgtcatttcttacgtttcgagtcactCCACAACTGCGGAAGTCGCTTTGCCGTCAATACAAATAATAAAACGAACCGGTCAGTGAACAGGAGTTAATTTCTATAAAACTTCGCTAGTGGAATTGAGGTGTTTTAGTCGAAAAATTCTGTACTTAGGTGAGCCTAATTCATCTTGGATCATTGTTCGGTATATTTTGTGAGACGATAAGAGtatatacactggagtcgctttttacgcgggggatacgtgccgcgtaaacgaaaaccgcgtaaaaaaaaaccgcgtaaattccaaaatccgcgtaaaaaaaaaccgcgtaaattccaaaatccgcgtaaattccaaaatccgcgtaaaaaaaaccgcgtaaattccaaaatccgcgtaaaaaaaaaccgcgtaaattccaaaatccgcgtaaaaaaaaccgcgtaaattccaaaatccgcgtaaaaataaaccaccctaaattttaaaatacacgTAAAAAACTAATAGTCAGTGAATTATTGatataaaatgcaacccatattcaaaCAAATTGCATATTGTGTGCATATATTGCGTGACACAAGGCTTCACGAAGGTAGCTCCTTGGCCGATTGCATGTAAATACctgtttaaccgtttgagtgcggagaagcgcgatagcgctcctcTTGTTTCTGCGGGGAGCACCTTTAAACATAGGATTTTGTCTTTctggaacatgttgggggtacaGATTGAAAATGTCCAGATTCTACCGCTTATTgctcatccatttttcgatggatttaacacgttaagccccgattttttcgtgCTCTGCTTcccattcagcgcgcatcaagagcgtttgaacAATataagtgtcggtcccagctcccgaagatacttattgtataaataaaaaacagtcAGAGATTCAACTAGAAAGTAGTTACAAGTAGGTTTTTACGCATTTTATGCCTGTTTTATCTTTGAATTATCTGTAAATCGCTACAAGTTGTTGTTCCGTCCAACGTGCAACAACCGAGTGGTAAGTAAAGAGCTGTTTGGTTAGGTGGCATGACCAAAATACGTAGAAGCATATTTTAACCCTGCCTCAAATTACTATTttaacaacaaatttcaaatgtaAGAGTATACAAACTGTTTCTACAGTATCTTATATATGTATTGGCTACATTGAATTGTTCTAAAAGCATACCTATCtgttatatggtcggtgttaagtcagaccgggccatgtgacatttttatgatttcgagaaaacgaacataaagtttaatgctctgcaatttacaaagcatttaattttttcgttcaatattgttctcagaagtTTGAGCTACTCTCTGCCAATACTGTGATGTATGATagttgtaaaaaaacatcaagtatcatgccaaaaaaggctgttatttggctgcctatacgtacaaagtccgctctgactgaactaaatgatgtattttttgagagttggttcactatgactgaacaattccgAACAGTATTCGTCAATATATCGTCAAATTTGAACTCATTGTCATCGTTACagcctaaatcgcactctgaaatagtatattttgcgatcattcacactgcatttttcactgatccgttcagtcggagtgaaccaattttatttttatgcagTCGGGCACAGCGTGTGTTGGTGATGGCTAGCTCATAGTTGCGCTGTGGGAGGGGTACTCGTGGTTTGTGGGGTCGTGTGCAAATTATGTGTGCTGCTAGATGCTGTCGCTTCAGTTCGTTCGGTGTGGAACTGAACACATATAAAAGGACGAAATCGCATTAAGAAGTTATTCGTGATTTAACCTTGCAGTGAAAGTTAAAGTGAAAGTGCAGTTCCTGAACCGTGGTGGTTGTAGAGTCTAGCCAGTTTGTGTTCGGTCGAGTTCGGCCAGTTCCCAGCGAGTTACCCAACCTTGGGGGTAATCGTGTGCAGTTCCGCTTTTCGACAGTTAGCTGAAGACGTCAGCagtattcaaaatttttgattaaaggCATACTCTAAAATGGCTTCGCAAAAAACCGCCTTCAAAAAAAACAGATCAAGAGTGTCTCTTTCTTTGGAAATGAAGCTCAATATTTTGGATGCCCTTCAAGATGGGAAATCTGTTGCAAACGTCGGCaggaatttaaaaatcaacgaatcgaCTGTGCGTACAATTAAAAAGAATCAAGATAGCATCAGACAGACAGCAGCTCAGGGCACTATCTATGCAACAAAATCCTCATCATATACACGAGATCCATTGATGGTCAAGATGGAAAAGGCACTTCATATGTGGATCGAAGATCACGCGCAGAAGAAAATACCCTTGGATCAGGAATTAATAAGGGAGAAAGCTTTGAGCCTTTACCTTTGGTTAGAGAAGAATGAGCCGTCTTCAAGTAAAAAGAAAGACTTTACCGCGAGTAAGGGATGGTTTTATAACTTTATACGTAGTAATTCCATTCGCAACGTTAAAATCAAGGGTGAATCCGCATCGGCCGATGTTTCGGCTGCAAATAGTTTTCCTCCAAAGCTCGCTAAGATCATAAAAGAAGGTGCGTATCATGGTGACCAAGTGTTCAATGGAGATGAAAcgggtcttttttggaaaagaatGCCGTCTCGTACCTACATTACGCAGCAGGAGCAATATGCCAGTGGTTTCAAAGCGGCCAAAGACAGGGTTACCCTGTTATTTTGCAGTAATGCTTCAGGCGACCTTATGTTGAAACCGCTATTGATCAATCGTGCTATGACGCCCCGCTCGTTGAAGGGGGCTGATTTCAACAAACTGCCAGTGCACTGGAAAGCTAACACTAAAGCGTGGGTCACAAAAGCCGTTTTTGAGGAATGGTTTTACGATATGTTTATTCCGGAAgtgaaaacatacttggaaggaAAAGGTTTGGAGTTCCACGTGCTTTTGATTTTGGATAACGCTCCAGGACACCTAGTTATCAAGCACCCAAACGTTCAAGTTGTGTTTCTTCCACCGAATACAACTTCTTTGTTACAGCCTCAAGATCAAGGAATAATTGCTGCTTTCAAGAAGTTGTACATTAAACAATGTCTTCGGTACATCCTCGAAAAGCTTGAAAGCGATGAAACGATGACGGTAATTTAAGCGTGGAAAGAATTTAAGATAAGAGACGCTCTGACGTTCATAGGAAAGGCTCTGTCTTCTATGAAATCTAAAacattgaattcgtgctggaagcCACTATGGCCAGAATGCGTGAAAGCTGGTTCAACAGACCCTTCAAATGTGGAAGAATCAGAAATTCTCATTCTGGCACATGCAATTGGAGGGAAAGGATTCAAAGATATGGATAGTAGAGACGTTGAAGAGCTTCTTGAAGACACCGAAATTGAAGATGATGAACTGATGCAGAGTTTAGTCACATCGGAGCCTTTAGAGGACGATGAAGACCGGGATATCAAGCCATGTGATATCGAAGACGGGAATAAATTAGCGGATACCCTCGTAAAACATTTTATGGAAAAGGATCCTTGTGTTGAGAGAGCCGTTTCATTTCGGAATGATTTGAAACTGTGTATGCTTCGCTACAATAGattgaacgaaaaaacacaGCCAACAGTTATCGATGAAGGTAGTGACATTGATGTTTAAAGTGAAAAGTATTTTAATAATATCTTTACAGATGACGAGGATTTCAGCTTACCATTGGAACGCAGACGATCTCGTCCGATTTCTTCGGATGAGGAAGATATCGCCACATCATCTAACCGCAAACATCCACGTGTTGCTAATGATAGTGATTAGATCAATAAAAGAAATTCTTTTTTCcacttgactacaataaaattgatttatgaATACATTGGTAAAAATATcatggtaaaaaactaaaaatatgtttaattaaatttgtctaaattccgaaaacatttgtttgtattgtaatttgaaatattgtaaaaattactttcgaactactggaccgcttcacatgatcgatatatcaaattaaagccaattagctagtctttcttgaaaaaatgttatactagcaaaacagttggattttgttttcgtaattattgattgtatttgtttgcttatagtttacatgatccaaggacgctatatttttttatgtttcttgaaagTTCTGGTTTTTCCACACAAGATAatcgaaaatcagaaatgtgatttttatcgttttcgagttatgagtttgccgatggtccgaaaaatcagatttttctctttttctataaataacttttttctagaaagaagaagctttcaagaaaaaaatatttaaaatatagtgcccttggtcacgcaaccatataaactataaaaaacaagtacaatcaatagttacgaaaacttGGCAAAATTGGTTGTACTGttcgaaaaatgagaaaaaatgttactctatgtttctatattttgtattttatatgaaacatctaaattggtAAATTTTATCAACAATTAGAGCGACAAAAACTCTAAAGTTTTTAatttgttattaattttatcaaaaaaaaaaatgcataataaacttgattgtttcttgaaatttaattgaAGCTTTCTGAAcgctctataatttgttcttcgacatctagctcctatattttcttattccgcagcaatatcattttaaacaattcctggtgagtcTTCAATTAGAATTTCCTAATTACCACGGTTTTTACTCCATTGTACTTATAATATCCAATAAACTTTCACCttaactttgaaatattactttttttctttcttgaaaaaaggCTATTTGAGATataagactttt from Toxorhynchites rutilus septentrionalis strain SRP chromosome 3, ASM2978413v1, whole genome shotgun sequence encodes:
- the LOC129773629 gene encoding tigger transposable element-derived protein 1-like translates to MEKALHMWIEDHAQKKIPLDQELIREKALSLYLWLEKNEPSSSKKKDFTASKGWFYNFIRSNSIRNVKIKGESASADVSAANSFPPKLAKIIKEGAYHGDQVFNGDETGLFWKRMPSRTYITQQEQYASGFKAAKDRVTLLFCSNASGDLMLKPLLINRAMTPRSLKGADFNKLPVHWKANTKAWVTKAVFEEWFYDMFIPEVKTYLEGKGLEFHVLLILDNAPGHLVIKHPNVQVVFLPPNTTSLLQPQDQGIIAAFKKLYIKQCLRYILEKLESDETMTVI
- the LOC129779922 gene encoding uncharacterized protein LOC129779922, which gives rise to MKSKTLNSCWKPLWPECVKAGSTDPSNVEESEILILAHAIGGKGFKDMDSRDVEELLEDTEIEDDELMQSLVTSEPLEDDEDRDIKPCDIEDGNKLADTLVKHFMEKDPCVERAVSFRNDLKLCMLRYNRLNEKTQPTVIDEDDEDFSLPLERRRSRPISSDEEDIATSSNRKHPRVANDSD